The Oceanisphaera avium genome includes a region encoding these proteins:
- a CDS encoding OmpA family protein has product MKIWMMLALLLPLTACSLTSESFKETPAAYDLTDQDRDGVITARDNCLDSVANAEVDNDGCGDASTVTLNQDIIVLFAHDSAVISAQYQSEISHMANFMNDNPKLKLLLEGHASQVGTQEYNLALSKRRAEAVKNALIKAGVSEARLEVIGYGSTQPVLMAAGENAAAANRRVVGALATQQHSVGLRWNVYDMGQTKD; this is encoded by the coding sequence ATGAAAATATGGATGATGTTGGCTTTATTATTACCACTGACGGCCTGTAGCTTAACCAGTGAGTCATTTAAAGAAACGCCGGCCGCTTATGATCTAACGGATCAAGACAGAGATGGGGTGATCACGGCGCGAGATAATTGCCTAGACTCAGTTGCGAATGCTGAAGTTGATAATGACGGTTGTGGTGATGCGTCAACCGTTACGCTAAATCAAGATATCATCGTATTATTTGCTCATGATAGCGCGGTGATCTCTGCTCAGTATCAAAGCGAGATCTCGCACATGGCAAACTTTATGAACGACAACCCTAAGCTAAAGCTTTTGTTAGAAGGACATGCTAGCCAAGTGGGGACTCAAGAATATAACTTAGCTTTGTCTAAGCGCCGCGCTGAAGCAGTTAAAAATGCTTTAATAAAAGCGGGAGTCAGTGAAGCGCGTTTAGAAGTCATTGGCTATGGCAGCACACAACCGGTATTGATGGCAGCTGGTGAAAATGCGGCTGCAGCCAATCGTCGGGTAGTGGGCGCTTTGGCGACCCAACAGCATTCGGTGGGCTTGCGCTGGAATGTGTATGACATGGGACAGACTAAAGACTAA
- a CDS encoding TolC family outer membrane protein, producing MKKSTISILIGAALILPVQAQTLEEAVTKTLMTHPKVKEAFHLYQVRQYENDEARAGYYPTLDANAGIGYEYTSSPSTRVPNGDSEELTRRELGLSLRQLIFDGFKTSSNVARTDAEAQAQRFALLSNAENIALRVAEVYLNVLRNDEIVELSRRNLETHEQISSDIRRRTDSGVGSTADFNQIQGRVARAYSNMTAAENNLRDAQSQFITLVNEVPSDLRQPKADANFIPATLDDALAKANENHPILTSAAFDVDAAHQQHRDAKSGFYPKVHVELGSNWDDNIDGVRGHNNDYSAMVRMRYNLFSGGADVARSRSTSALEMQAKDINMNAYREVDEGMRLAWAAYESLGKQKDFLREHVESSFSTVDAYKKQFSLGDRTLLDVLNTENELFEARRSYIDAEYDQLAAEYRIMNASGQLLDALRFTRPEQW from the coding sequence ATGAAAAAAAGCACAATTTCAATACTAATTGGGGCGGCACTGATATTACCAGTACAGGCTCAAACGCTAGAAGAAGCGGTAACTAAAACCTTAATGACCCATCCTAAGGTAAAAGAAGCGTTTCATTTGTACCAAGTTCGCCAATATGAAAACGATGAGGCGCGCGCGGGTTATTATCCTACCTTAGATGCCAATGCGGGTATTGGTTATGAATATACCAGTAGCCCCTCTACACGAGTACCAAATGGTGACTCAGAAGAGTTAACGCGTCGTGAGTTAGGTTTATCTTTGCGCCAGCTTATTTTTGATGGTTTTAAAACCTCGAGTAATGTTGCTCGTACCGATGCCGAAGCGCAGGCGCAGCGTTTTGCGTTGTTATCTAACGCGGAAAACATTGCGCTAAGAGTGGCGGAAGTTTATTTAAATGTGTTGCGTAATGATGAAATTGTGGAGTTATCTCGGCGTAATCTAGAAACCCATGAGCAAATATCCTCCGATATTCGCCGGCGCACCGACTCGGGCGTAGGTTCAACGGCCGACTTTAACCAAATACAAGGCCGAGTGGCTCGTGCATATTCTAATATGACGGCGGCTGAAAATAATTTACGTGATGCTCAAAGCCAATTTATTACGTTGGTGAACGAAGTGCCGAGCGATTTGCGCCAACCCAAAGCCGATGCCAATTTTATTCCTGCCACCTTAGATGATGCTCTGGCTAAGGCAAATGAAAACCACCCTATTTTAACCTCTGCCGCTTTTGATGTAGATGCTGCTCATCAGCAGCACAGAGATGCAAAGTCGGGCTTCTACCCTAAAGTGCATGTAGAGCTTGGCAGCAACTGGGACGATAATATTGATGGCGTGCGCGGCCATAATAATGATTATTCGGCCATGGTTCGTATGCGTTATAACTTATTTAGTGGTGGGGCAGATGTGGCACGCAGTCGCTCAACTTCGGCACTAGAGATGCAAGCTAAAGATATTAATATGAATGCCTATCGTGAAGTCGATGAAGGAATGCGCTTAGCATGGGCCGCCTATGAATCCTTAGGTAAGCAAAAAGACTTTCTGCGCGAGCACGTAGAGTCGAGCTTTAGCACAGTAGATGCCTATAAGAAGCAGTTTTCTTTAGGGGATCGTACTTTATTGGACGTGCTAAATACCGAAAATGAATTATTTGAAGCTCGTCGTTCTTATATTGATGCAGAATATGATCAACTGGCCGCCGAATACCGAATTATGAATGCCTCCGGTCAATTGCTGGATGCACTGCGTTTCACACGTCCTGAACAGTGGTAA